A single window of Streptomyces sp. NBC_00464 DNA harbors:
- a CDS encoding FadR/GntR family transcriptional regulator, with translation MNPVSSLGPLRPSPLVEQATSHLRTQITEGHWPVGTKIPGETTLAKTLGVGRSTVREAVRTLATLGLLQSRQGAGVFVIADHATEEWPVRLRRAAVTDVYEVRMLIEVQAARLAARRRTDEDLIALESALAARRAAGGGPDDAEFVDADIALHRAVVAAAHNPVLTDLFAEFAPALRQALIDLVELLGLRRGDPQHGDAQHLALVTAVVAGDAEGAGRAAQAELEHTLTRLRAA, from the coding sequence GTGAATCCCGTGTCCTCGCTCGGCCCGCTCCGCCCCAGCCCCCTGGTCGAACAGGCCACGAGTCATCTGCGCACGCAGATCACCGAGGGGCACTGGCCGGTCGGCACGAAGATCCCCGGTGAGACCACGCTCGCCAAGACGCTCGGTGTGGGCCGCTCCACCGTGCGCGAGGCGGTGCGTACGCTCGCCACGCTCGGCCTGCTCCAGTCCCGCCAGGGCGCCGGCGTCTTCGTCATCGCCGACCACGCGACGGAGGAGTGGCCGGTCCGGCTGCGCCGGGCCGCGGTCACCGACGTCTACGAGGTCCGCATGCTGATCGAGGTCCAGGCCGCCCGGCTCGCCGCGCGGCGCCGCACCGACGAGGACCTGATCGCCCTGGAGTCGGCGCTCGCGGCACGGCGGGCGGCGGGCGGCGGACCGGACGACGCGGAGTTCGTGGATGCCGACATCGCCCTGCACCGGGCGGTCGTGGCGGCCGCCCACAACCCCGTACTCACCGATCTCTTCGCCGAATTCGCCCCCGCGCTGCGGCAGGCGCTCATCGACCTGGTGGAGCTGCTCGGCCTGCGCCGCGGTGACCCCCAGCACGGCGACGCGCAGCACCTGGCGCTGGTCACGGCGGTGGTGGCGGGCGACGCGGAGGGCGCGGGCCGGGCCGCCCAGGCGGAGCTGGAACACACCCTGACCCGCCTGCGCGCCGCCTGA